From one Lycium barbarum isolate Lr01 chromosome 6, ASM1917538v2, whole genome shotgun sequence genomic stretch:
- the LOC132599811 gene encoding germin-like protein subfamily 1 member 17, which translates to MSMCWFITTLAITAFFSSLAYAYDNNPLQDICVAVNDSKASVFVNGKICKDPKLAKADDFFASGLNVSGNVVPGLGFATKTVDVKNMPGLNTLGISVGRLDLEPQCLLPLHTHPRAAELITLLEGNVYVGFFVPDVANFFKSRLFSKILNPGDVFAFPKGLIHFLYNVGHKKATVLAVFNSQNPGFVMIPNSIFASNPPVLDDVLAEGFHLSKTQIAELRKKFS; encoded by the exons ATGAGCATGTGCTGGTTCATAACAACTTTAGCCATTACTGCTTTCTTTTCTTCCCTTGCGTATGCTTATGATAACAACCCTCTACAGGATATATGTGTTGCAGTTAACGACTCTAAGGCTTCAG TTTTCGTGAATGGAAAGATTTGCAAAGACCCAAAGCTTGCAAAAGCAGATGATTTCTTTGCTTCAGGTCTTAATGTTAGTGGAAATGTAGTGCCCGGGTTAGGTTTTGCTACAAAGACTGTGGATGTTAAGAACATGCCTGGACTTAACACTCTTGGTATTTCTGTTGGTCGTCTTGACTTGGAACCACAATGTCTTCTCCCACTTCACACGCACCCTCGAGCTGCTGAGCTGATAACTCTCCTGGAGGGTAATGTCTATGTAGGATTTTTTGTCCCTGATGTTGCAAACTTCTTTAAGAGTCGTCtattttccaaaatcttgaatcctgGAGATGTGTTTGCCTTCCCAAAAGGTCTTATTCACTTCCTGTATAATGTGGGACATAAAAAAGCTACAGTTCTCGCCGTTTTCAATAGTCAAAATCCTGGATTTGTCATGATTCCTAATTCAATCTTTGCTTCAAATCCACCTGTTCTAGACGACGTTCTTGCTGAAGGCTTCCATCTTAGTAAGACACAGATTGCAGAACTTCGAAAGAAATTCTCTTAG